Proteins from a single region of Tumebacillus amylolyticus:
- the spoIIIAC gene encoding stage III sporulation protein AC, which translates to MGTEINEIFFIAGVGILTAVIHTVLKQSGKEEFASWATLTGFIVIMFTVVSYIGDLFNKVRDVFLSH; encoded by the coding sequence ATGGGCACAGAGATCAATGAAATATTCTTCATCGCGGGTGTGGGCATCCTCACCGCGGTCATCCACACCGTTTTAAAGCAATCGGGCAAGGAAGAGTTCGCCTCATGGGCGACGCTGACCGGTTTTATCGTGATCATGTTCACGGTCGTCTCCTACATCGGCGACCTGTTCAACAAAGTCCGCGACGTGTTCCTGTCGCACTAG
- the spoIIIAB gene encoding stage III sporulation protein SpoIIIAB: MFKLLGGLLILGACTMAGFRMANRYAERPKQLRQFVSALKVLETEIFYAATPLPDACQRIAARLPAPVGEFFHKMSDKLRDGRGLTGDGAWQEALDEMRSRLVLKEGDRDVLRQFGRTLGASDRADQIKHIHLGVAHLTAEEASAREDQARNEKMWRYLGALLGLTVVILLY; the protein is encoded by the coding sequence ATGTTTAAACTGCTCGGCGGCCTGTTGATCCTAGGGGCCTGCACGATGGCCGGATTTCGAATGGCCAACCGATATGCGGAACGCCCCAAGCAACTTCGGCAGTTCGTCAGTGCTTTGAAGGTGTTGGAAACCGAAATTTTTTACGCGGCAACCCCGCTGCCGGATGCTTGCCAGCGCATCGCCGCACGACTGCCCGCTCCGGTCGGAGAGTTTTTTCACAAGATGTCTGACAAGCTCCGCGACGGGCGCGGGCTGACCGGTGACGGTGCTTGGCAAGAGGCTCTCGACGAGATGCGCAGTCGCTTGGTGCTCAAAGAGGGAGATCGCGATGTGCTTCGCCAGTTTGGACGCACACTGGGGGCTTCTGACCGGGCCGACCAGATCAAGCACATCCACCTCGGTGTCGCGCATTTGACGGCAGAAGAGGCGAGCGCTCGCGAAGACCAAGCCCGCAACGAAAAAATGTGGCGGTACCTCGGCGCACTGCTCGGGCTGACCGTCGTGATCCTGTTGTATTAG